In a genomic window of Roseiflexus castenholzii DSM 13941:
- a CDS encoding metallophosphoesterase family protein codes for MRIAYTADLHGNLSDYRALCEFAALHKAEVVVVGGDLLPHAMRRDDALTVQRTFVEHSLAPLLRAFRAQHPTIAVYLLPGNDDWAAAYAAVEDLAAEELAYPLHEQVYRMAPDLWIAGYACVPPTPFSIKDFERCDERRMQPFSFEHALTSRSGVIQPLQRQEFEALPSIAEDLAALAGRSNPRRTVYVCHTPPADTPLDLMSNRRHVGSRALRAFIEQYQPPLTLHGHIHEAPSLSGTYVTRIGATWCINPGRDQRRFHGVLIDFTDGMVRMEHTVYGTQPE; via the coding sequence ATGCGCATTGCCTACACCGCCGACCTTCATGGCAACCTATCCGACTATCGCGCATTGTGCGAGTTTGCGGCGCTCCACAAGGCGGAAGTTGTTGTCGTTGGCGGCGATCTGTTGCCCCATGCGATGCGGCGTGATGATGCGCTGACCGTGCAGCGGACGTTCGTGGAGCACAGCCTGGCGCCGCTTCTGCGCGCATTTCGGGCGCAACATCCGACAATTGCGGTCTATCTATTGCCGGGGAATGATGATTGGGCGGCGGCGTATGCAGCAGTCGAAGACCTTGCGGCGGAAGAGTTGGCGTATCCGCTTCACGAGCAGGTTTATCGGATGGCTCCTGATCTCTGGATTGCCGGATATGCCTGCGTACCGCCGACGCCGTTCAGCATCAAGGATTTCGAGCGGTGCGACGAAAGACGAATGCAGCCGTTCAGTTTCGAACACGCGCTGACCAGTCGCAGTGGCGTGATCCAACCGTTGCAACGTCAGGAATTCGAGGCGCTGCCGTCGATTGCGGAAGACCTTGCGGCGCTTGCCGGGCGCAGCAATCCGCGCCGCACGGTGTATGTCTGCCACACGCCGCCTGCCGATACGCCGCTCGATCTGATGTCGAACCGGCGCCATGTCGGCAGTCGCGCATTGCGTGCGTTCATCGAACAATATCAGCCGCCGCTCACCCTGCATGGGCATATCCACGAAGCACCGTCACTAAGCGGAACGTATGTTACCCGGATTGGCGCAACCTGGTGCATCAATCCGGGACGCGATCAGCGCCGGTTTCACGGCGTTCTGATCGACTTCACAGACGGCATGGTTCGCATGGAACACACCGTCTACGGCACACAACCGGAGTAG
- the gpmI gene encoding 2,3-bisphosphoglycerate-independent phosphoglycerate mutase, which translates to MTPVPRPRPVLLVIRDGWGEREEVEGNGVKLARKPFDDRWRAECPFTLVRAAEKDVGLPAGQMGNSEVGHLNLGAGFVVRQDITVIDDSIADGTFFTNPVLCNAIRTVKERGTALHLMGLLGPGGVHSHVNHTKALLELAKREGLERVYVHLFTDGRDTMPQSGIEFARDLLAFMEEHQIGRVASVVGRYYAMDRDKRWERTKQAYDLLTKGVGRPAPDPLTAIQRSYDDGVTDEFIKPAVIVDEAGKPVATIGNGDAVVCFNFRADRVRQISRAFTLPDFDGFAREMLRDLIYIAMTEYEKNMPYQVAFQNDDVAVPLAKVISDAGLRQFHAAETEKYPHVTFFFNGGREQPFPNEDWQIVPSPKEVPTYDLKPEMSAYGVRDVVLKAIESDAYDFILVNYANPDMVGHTGVIPAVVKACEVVDECTGAIVDAVVARGGAAIVMADHGNAELMIDPETGGPHTAHTTNPVPTYLIAAPGLGLDKGRVALRDGGRLADVAPTVLDLLGLEPAPQMTGKSLIVRT; encoded by the coding sequence ATGACACCTGTTCCACGTCCGCGACCGGTGTTGCTGGTCATCCGCGATGGTTGGGGTGAGCGTGAAGAAGTCGAAGGCAACGGGGTCAAACTGGCGCGCAAGCCGTTTGATGACCGCTGGCGCGCCGAGTGTCCGTTCACCCTGGTGCGCGCTGCGGAGAAAGATGTCGGTCTGCCGGCCGGGCAGATGGGGAACTCTGAGGTGGGACACCTGAACCTGGGCGCCGGCTTCGTGGTGCGCCAGGATATTACGGTCATCGATGACTCGATTGCCGATGGAACGTTCTTTACCAATCCTGTGCTTTGCAACGCTATCCGCACCGTGAAGGAACGCGGGACAGCGCTGCACCTGATGGGTTTGCTCGGTCCTGGCGGCGTCCATAGCCACGTCAACCATACCAAAGCACTCCTTGAACTGGCAAAACGCGAAGGTCTCGAACGAGTTTACGTCCATCTGTTCACCGATGGACGCGACACCATGCCGCAAAGCGGGATAGAGTTCGCCCGCGATCTGCTCGCATTTATGGAAGAACATCAGATTGGGCGCGTCGCCTCGGTGGTCGGGCGCTACTACGCGATGGACCGCGATAAGCGCTGGGAGCGCACGAAACAAGCGTATGATCTGCTGACGAAAGGTGTCGGTCGTCCCGCACCCGATCCGCTGACAGCGATCCAGCGTTCTTACGACGACGGCGTGACCGATGAGTTCATCAAGCCAGCCGTGATTGTGGACGAAGCCGGCAAACCGGTCGCCACGATTGGTAACGGCGATGCTGTGGTGTGCTTCAACTTCCGCGCCGACCGGGTGCGTCAGATCAGTCGCGCCTTCACCCTGCCCGATTTCGATGGCTTCGCGCGGGAGATGCTGCGTGATCTGATCTACATTGCTATGACCGAGTACGAAAAGAATATGCCGTATCAGGTCGCTTTTCAGAACGATGATGTCGCTGTGCCGCTGGCGAAGGTAATCAGCGATGCCGGATTGCGTCAATTCCACGCAGCGGAAACCGAAAAGTATCCGCACGTCACATTCTTCTTCAACGGCGGGCGCGAACAACCGTTTCCCAATGAGGACTGGCAGATCGTTCCATCGCCGAAAGAGGTGCCGACTTACGACCTCAAGCCGGAAATGAGCGCCTACGGCGTGCGCGATGTGGTGCTGAAAGCCATTGAGTCCGACGCATACGATTTCATTCTGGTCAACTACGCCAACCCGGACATGGTGGGGCACACCGGGGTCATTCCGGCGGTGGTGAAGGCGTGTGAGGTGGTGGACGAATGCACCGGCGCGATTGTCGATGCCGTTGTGGCGCGCGGCGGCGCGGCGATCGTCATGGCCGACCATGGCAACGCCGAACTTATGATCGACCCGGAGACCGGCGGACCGCACACGGCGCACACGACCAATCCGGTGCCGACGTACCTGATCGCCGCTCCGGGGTTGGGGTTGGACAAGGGGCGGGTCGCGTTGCGCGACGGTGGACGTCTCGCCGATGTCGCGCCGACAGTGCTCGACCTGCTGGGACTCGAACCTGCGCCGCAGATGACGGGCAAGAGCCTGATTGTGCGCACATAG
- a CDS encoding AAA family ATPase, translating into MFNTISDVKTALSAQRYIPSDEIATTVFLAEKLGKPILAEGPAGVGKTELAKVWAAATGRELIRLQCYEGLDETKALYEWEYAKQLLYTQLLRDKLNDLLAGVTTLAEAADRLAAEEDVFFSSRFMLPRPLLKAITSEQPVTLLIDEIDRADAEFEAFLLEVLSDFQVSVPELGTIRARHQPMVLLTSNNTRELSEALKRRCLYLHVDYPTAEQELQIVNLKVPGLPPKLAQQAVELVQRLRGMDLKKHPSVSETIDWARALLELNARHLDRATIETTLNVLLKFEGDLQRARRAMVRDEGDRARRERDEFGRPRRDDEGGRFRGN; encoded by the coding sequence GTGTTCAACACCATTAGCGACGTTAAAACAGCGCTCAGCGCGCAGCGTTACATTCCTTCCGATGAAATTGCCACAACCGTATTCCTGGCAGAGAAACTCGGCAAGCCGATCCTTGCCGAAGGTCCGGCTGGCGTGGGCAAAACCGAACTGGCAAAAGTGTGGGCGGCGGCGACCGGGCGCGAGTTGATCCGCCTCCAGTGCTACGAAGGTCTCGACGAAACCAAGGCACTCTATGAGTGGGAATATGCCAAACAACTGCTCTACACGCAGTTGCTGCGCGATAAACTCAACGATCTGCTGGCGGGCGTGACGACGCTTGCCGAAGCCGCCGACCGGTTGGCTGCCGAGGAAGATGTGTTCTTCTCCAGTCGCTTCATGCTGCCGCGCCCGTTGCTGAAAGCGATTACGAGCGAGCAACCGGTGACGCTGCTGATCGACGAGATCGACCGCGCCGACGCCGAGTTCGAGGCGTTTCTGCTCGAGGTGCTGAGCGATTTTCAGGTGAGCGTACCCGAACTCGGCACCATCCGCGCTCGCCATCAACCAATGGTATTATTGACCAGCAACAACACCCGCGAACTCTCCGAAGCGCTGAAACGCCGCTGCCTCTATCTGCACGTCGATTACCCCACGGCCGAACAGGAACTTCAGATCGTCAACCTGAAGGTGCCCGGTCTGCCGCCAAAACTGGCGCAGCAGGCGGTGGAACTGGTGCAGCGGCTGCGCGGCATGGACCTGAAGAAGCATCCGAGCGTCTCCGAAACGATCGACTGGGCGCGCGCGCTGCTCGAACTCAACGCCCGCCATCTCGACCGCGCGACGATCGAGACGACGCTGAATGTGTTGCTCAAGTTCGAGGGCGACTTGCAGCGCGCGCGCCGCGCCATGGTGCGCGACGAGGGCGACCGCGCGCGCCGTGAACGCGATGAGTTTGGTCGACCGCGGCGCGACGACGAGGGCGGACGCTTCCGCGGCAACTAG
- a CDS encoding ABC transporter ATP-binding protein — MSAAIEFEDVSKRFLLQRDRPVTIQERLAGWLHPAKAADEFWALRNVSFSIARGESFGLIGHNGAGKSTALKLMTRILEPTAGRVRLRGRVAALLELGSGFHPELSGRDNVFLYGSLMGLSRRDMAARLEEIVAFADMADFLDLQVKYYSSGMYTRLAFAVATAVDPDILITDEVLAVGDEAFQRKCMDRILTFRHAGKTIVFVSHALDTVRTLCDHAVWLDRGVVRALGSTGEVIDAYLAEVNRREREALARHEMLALESNRRFGTREVEITGVELLDTDGVARAVAHTGAPLTIRIRYHAWQNVPRPVFGLAIHHESGILLAGPNTLFAGLDIPAVQGGGTVEMRIPALPLLAGRYLLSAAVYDETMLHAYDHHDRLYRFTVQNEGGRERFGAVTLGGVWSWRAAGA; from the coding sequence ATGAGCGCAGCAATCGAATTCGAGGACGTTTCCAAACGGTTTCTATTGCAGCGTGATCGCCCTGTGACCATTCAGGAGCGTCTGGCAGGATGGTTACACCCGGCTAAGGCTGCCGATGAATTTTGGGCGTTGCGCAACGTGAGCTTCAGCATTGCTCGTGGTGAAAGTTTTGGACTGATCGGGCACAATGGCGCCGGAAAGAGCACCGCGCTCAAGTTGATGACCCGCATCCTCGAACCGACAGCGGGTCGGGTGCGTTTGCGGGGACGTGTGGCAGCGCTCCTTGAGCTTGGCAGCGGGTTTCATCCAGAGTTGAGCGGTCGCGATAATGTGTTTCTCTACGGTTCACTTATGGGACTCAGCCGACGCGACATGGCAGCGCGTCTGGAGGAGATCGTGGCATTCGCCGACATGGCCGACTTCCTCGATCTCCAGGTCAAGTACTATTCCTCTGGCATGTACACGCGCCTGGCGTTTGCGGTCGCAACGGCAGTAGACCCCGATATTCTGATTACCGACGAAGTGCTGGCGGTTGGCGACGAGGCGTTTCAGCGCAAGTGCATGGATCGCATTTTGACATTCCGCCACGCGGGAAAGACGATTGTGTTTGTGTCGCATGCGCTCGATACGGTGCGGACCCTGTGCGATCATGCCGTCTGGCTGGATCGCGGCGTGGTTCGTGCGCTCGGATCAACCGGTGAGGTGATTGACGCCTACCTCGCCGAGGTGAACCGTCGTGAACGTGAGGCGTTGGCGCGGCACGAGATGTTGGCTTTGGAGTCCAACCGACGGTTCGGCACGCGCGAAGTCGAGATTACCGGTGTGGAACTGCTCGATACCGATGGGGTTGCGCGGGCGGTGGCGCACACCGGCGCACCATTGACCATTCGGATTCGCTATCATGCCTGGCAGAACGTGCCGCGTCCCGTTTTCGGTCTGGCAATTCATCACGAAAGCGGCATCCTTCTCGCCGGACCAAATACATTGTTTGCGGGTCTCGACATTCCTGCCGTACAGGGCGGAGGGACGGTTGAGATGCGTATTCCGGCGTTGCCGCTGCTGGCTGGGCGGTACCTCCTCAGCGCAGCCGTGTACGACGAAACCATGTTGCACGCCTACGATCATCACGACCGCCTCTATCGCTTTACCGTCCAGAATGAAGGGGGAAGGGAACGCTTCGGCGCAGTGACGCTGGGAGGCGTTTGGTCCTGGCGCGCGGCGGGCGCGTGA
- a CDS encoding vWA domain-containing protein, translating to MDQRVVDFIHALRAKGVRISLAESIDAMRCVEIAGVADKQFFRSALRASLVKEPRDLPTFDELFPRFFGLDAPPPLQQPGGGMSPEEREQLAQMLQQMLASLTPEQLRRLFEMMMTGKGMSGSQMRQFIDENTTATQMTTGFQPWATRRALRELQFDRLEQLLQELIEKLREAGVGEAALRQLEQEARENRAALAQQIGNEVGNGLQQREAEERRRRPAEDLQDRPFEELTYRDDDEMRAVINRLAAQLRTRVALRQKRASKGALDAKSTIRANLRYSGVPLDIRHRRKHLKPRITVICDVSGSMRAVTGFMLMLVYALQDQISRTRPFVYYRTIADVQADFQQLRPEDAIRVVPERVQGGPWQTSLGACLATFTRDYLDAVDRRTTVIFLGDGDDHLSPPNPRAFETIKRRAHRVVWFNPEPPYRWGREDNHMHIYAPMCDAVHHVSNLRQLVAAVDGLFS from the coding sequence ATGGATCAGCGGGTTGTCGATTTTATCCATGCCCTGCGCGCAAAAGGAGTGCGCATTTCGCTCGCCGAAAGTATCGACGCAATGCGTTGCGTCGAAATTGCTGGTGTCGCCGATAAACAATTCTTCCGTTCGGCGCTGCGCGCGTCGCTGGTGAAAGAGCCACGCGACCTGCCGACGTTCGATGAACTCTTCCCGCGCTTCTTCGGTCTCGATGCCCCGCCGCCGCTCCAGCAGCCCGGCGGTGGGATGTCCCCCGAAGAGCGCGAACAACTGGCGCAGATGCTGCAACAGATGCTGGCATCGCTCACACCAGAGCAACTCCGGCGTCTGTTCGAGATGATGATGACCGGGAAGGGCATGAGCGGCAGCCAGATGCGCCAGTTCATCGACGAGAACACGACCGCTACACAGATGACGACCGGCTTCCAACCGTGGGCAACGCGTCGCGCGCTGCGTGAATTACAGTTCGACCGCCTGGAGCAGTTGCTTCAGGAACTGATCGAGAAACTGCGCGAAGCGGGAGTCGGCGAGGCGGCGCTTCGGCAACTGGAACAGGAAGCGCGCGAGAACCGCGCGGCGCTGGCGCAGCAGATCGGCAACGAAGTGGGGAATGGGCTGCAACAGCGCGAAGCCGAAGAACGCCGTCGCCGCCCTGCCGAAGATTTGCAGGATCGTCCATTCGAGGAACTGACGTACCGGGACGATGATGAGATGCGCGCCGTGATTAACCGCCTGGCCGCACAGTTGCGCACGCGCGTCGCGCTGCGGCAGAAACGCGCCAGCAAGGGCGCCCTCGATGCCAAGAGCACCATCCGCGCCAATCTGCGCTACAGCGGCGTGCCACTCGACATTCGCCACCGCCGCAAACACCTGAAGCCGCGCATTACCGTCATCTGCGATGTCTCCGGATCGATGCGCGCTGTCACCGGCTTTATGCTGATGCTCGTCTATGCGTTGCAGGATCAGATCAGCCGCACCCGCCCCTTTGTGTATTACCGCACCATTGCCGATGTGCAGGCTGATTTTCAGCAACTGCGCCCCGAAGATGCGATCCGCGTCGTGCCGGAGCGGGTGCAGGGTGGTCCCTGGCAGACGAGCCTGGGGGCATGTCTGGCGACATTCACGCGCGATTATCTCGACGCGGTTGATCGCCGCACCACGGTGATCTTCCTCGGCGATGGTGATGATCATCTGTCGCCGCCGAACCCGCGCGCGTTCGAGACCATCAAGCGCCGTGCACACCGCGTCGTCTGGTTTAACCCCGAACCGCCCTATCGCTGGGGGCGGGAAGACAACCACATGCACATCTACGCTCCCATGTGCGATGCGGTGCATCACGTGAGCAACCTGCGTCAGTTGGTTGCGGCTGTGGACGGGCTGTTTTCGTAA
- a CDS encoding Uma2 family endonuclease, protein MTHPTIHPHPAPETPPTDDPFRYGWRYVPRPTADDPHHFDQVPLTLEDVLHPQEGDQVLCNYDHQRRVHYLTDVFLARTADRPDAVVLSDVRIAWDVPELKAHGPDIMVIFGVRRIRNWSTFDVAQEGVRPTLIVEVTSPETRTLDLNEKVAHYAMAGVPWYVIVDAVEQRGKSLLRVLGYEITNGAYRSLIPNAQGWVWLAPLRVWIGVEDNELYCYDEQERRMGDYATLTTIVIETEEKMAEVLARAKAEARARMEAEAQAYAEAAARAAAEEQARREAAARAAEAAARAAAEEQARREAAARAAEAAARAAAEERLRALEEELRRLRGEG, encoded by the coding sequence ATGACCCATCCCACCATTCATCCTCATCCGGCGCCCGAGACGCCGCCTACCGATGACCCGTTCCGCTACGGCTGGCGCTACGTACCCCGCCCGACTGCCGATGACCCCCATCATTTCGATCAGGTCCCGCTCACGCTGGAAGATGTCCTGCACCCTCAGGAGGGCGATCAGGTGCTCTGCAATTACGATCATCAGCGGCGCGTCCACTATCTGACGGATGTCTTTCTCGCCCGCACCGCCGACCGTCCTGATGCCGTCGTGCTGAGCGACGTGCGCATCGCCTGGGACGTGCCGGAACTGAAGGCGCATGGACCGGACATCATGGTCATCTTCGGCGTGCGACGCATTCGCAACTGGAGCACCTTCGACGTGGCGCAGGAAGGGGTGCGCCCGACGCTGATCGTCGAAGTGACCTCGCCGGAGACACGCACACTCGACCTGAACGAGAAGGTGGCGCACTATGCAATGGCAGGCGTACCGTGGTACGTGATTGTGGACGCAGTTGAACAACGTGGCAAGTCACTGTTGCGCGTGCTCGGCTACGAGATCACAAACGGGGCGTATCGTTCGCTGATTCCAAATGCGCAGGGGTGGGTGTGGCTGGCGCCGTTGCGGGTCTGGATCGGGGTCGAGGACAACGAGCTGTACTGCTACGATGAGCAGGAGCGGCGGATGGGGGATTACGCGACGTTGACGACGATCGTGATCGAGACGGAAGAAAAGATGGCGGAAGTGCTGGCACGCGCCAAAGCGGAGGCGCGGGCGCGGATGGAAGCGGAAGCTCAGGCGTATGCAGAAGCGGCAGCCCGCGCCGCCGCCGAAGAGCAAGCCCGGCGCGAAGCCGCCGCCCGCGCCGCAGAAGCGGCAGCCCGCGCCGCCGCCGAAGAGCAAGCCCGGCGCGAAGCCGCCGCCCGCGCCGCAGAAGCGGCAGCCCGCGCCGCCGCCGAAGAGCGACTGCGCGCACTCGAAGAAGAACTGCGCCGTTTGCGTGGCGAGGGGTAA